The following proteins come from a genomic window of Larimichthys crocea isolate SSNF chromosome III, L_crocea_2.0, whole genome shotgun sequence:
- the ptpn20 gene encoding tyrosine-protein phosphatase non-receptor type 13 isoform X1, which produces MSSTFVTLAEVLEARGGPLLEEEVWSLLLGTAESLVDVSYKGQNNMCNIISPTSLLLSATGTLAFKNCGLSDEVSTFTAPEMLQGRASSTKPAIERMLVYSLGMTLYWSVDFHLPQNQPVQLSDHLNSLLLSMCEDLAHRRVNLNCILEACESQHKASILPPPAKVIRQLVEEVFHESMDHSSLPDSNVPLSGRSQMIRERLHGKRGPFSDISDGSAEGRRYSTDSDSKSGSLPQRPWRQRPRSSPTPLYQSSLDRLPRGIRHRDSNCSWLGRSPHHDISPKTSGRSHSPSITFSESSISLSQRKAKALGPEFVRMPDEHQIVLELPGSIVSRKGRSCSSQREVTVVLPNGQFVMVRCDIKSKARDVFDMVVAHANLVEHFYFGLAFLDDDEYFFLEHETKISKVAPDSWKKGQISSFLVFLRVKYFVDDIAFILHRLTRHQYYLQLRKDILEDRLYCNEETGLFLVALALQAEFGDYMPELYGKDYYQPEHYVSKRMLEKLALPNVKEELPRLHASHAQMLPEEAEIEYLKIAQQLPEYGVMFHRVGREKRPEIGEYVLGVCAKGIIVYEMKNHLRTVTRRFLWRETDSISTGRRKLIIECGGPSGKKHSFITESSKIAQYLLNLCSAQHKFHSEMTSRQLNHTMIPDENMDNISVYRNRNLNLKRISCSESMLNHVGLTPGQPDSLSKSCDDLTAKLEARLRQQREMRREMSRELNKELPETGDFRDTKERQCWSASEPIPRMMSMVSLQKQDSDASSSIRVDTPSRTPPEREIVCVNLKKDPKLGFGFVIVGEDNTGKLDLGIFIASIVPDGPADKDGRIKPGGRLISLNKTSLEGVIFSDAATILQNSPEEVELIVSQPKQSLKDRQSSLSQSSLGLALERGFGSQTTLSGTEYRPVMEELEEAITLSNMATPKLGKRLHIPVVRIHDAQDLCSRSPSILSLKNAERFVVELKKSSGSLGISVAGGINTNVRHGGIYIKSLVCGGAAEQDGRIQIGDRLLEVDGSNLRGVTHHLAVECLKRTGEVVNLLLEREPTIILEPRPESPCPPLAHSPLQTQPPRSEVTIETTLSGRAKDYSFVTDENTHEVVLKKSLSGLGFSFNISQLRSGPDRGSVVRIKRLFPGQPALESGLLREGDIILSVNKNPVKNLSYQRVLFLLRGAPSEVHLLICRPGSGILYEVEDNTLSPALFREIRSRSLDIRLGESDYSQLLKFQFDVKPPAQNQAPTQEEDLTNTAEKNPEPPAAPVLPETKEGLESEVQVNQPPPSPPRSPPSPTSPTSPPSPVSPASPASPASPASPSSGFPPAPPAPPAPPEESQPTAGKPEEQEKAEAKEKNKDGEEEVATTTSSSLMLMDVCPKTASNYVYTSGVREEADGSVTYCLMGNGLTIMADEEYLTISSTLEPPHSLPSSVATQTPTTNLTALRSQTSSTPILPLGLPSDTLTTCSLSHPSQPLTTQPPKAKDHPIQQGLLPSHYKAISKNSRPMVPPPPPPAPPLSPITAQVMSSVPPCTSPPAPALSPTVLPSPAQSHIEIREEPEKKERDYMDDDEEEDEEEEESRRKGLVKEFELSVFLTKSRSGSFGFTITRSKLDNCYYIQEILDNPAKSDGRLRAGDRLVTVNGHDVTRVGDDVAMTILRSSPRRLSMTLGRAVSNLVAPPSCDSLPDIVLYKTPSGQLGIKLTGGIGSKYQGIYCLQVVPGSPASEEGTVQPNDKILYICGRCTLGMTLEDAVKACEIAPRKVKLKILREDQPVTPKAKWNGLFDWKRDKKIFARFEEPVSSEKDSLETEDVEPVYRSAENFRCLSLTQDHDNCIMQVEFTKPEGGGLGFALVGGTNGSMLRVREICSGGVAEQDGRLRVGDILLEVNGVIVSGLSHNKVVDILRKAEGTVQLTICRDIMPLTYSESPTPPNMSAQTEAILAEQPAPVSSPDACPSPDVMLKKPVERPPEALADLVVNEAGVFLSSPPPSPHRRLTITDETSVKPESCNSTPSHQACCPSLNVTDMLHGASDRKQIVTKLLDQSCKDIRKKQSDGWSSEEEDDVFDATSREKTSPQTGPPIVSEEELASLALISPSKTSQYSGSRVKALIQILQHQLDQQELVKEFMALEHLKPSDNCLVGKAPENRDKNRYRDILPYDKTRVAIGDNQDYINASYIRMHVGDEEFFYISCQGPLPSTVPAFWQMIWESKSDVIAMMTQEVERGRIKCHKYWPEKLSMPLDTGRYQLHLENQQYLEYFHIKVIRMVERETGAAHFVRHLKFTHWPDHGVPHSSEQLVRFIRYLRAVHHKGPVTVHCSAGIGRTGVLICTDIIINLIENDLPINVSDIVKEMRLQRHGMIQTKEQYLFCYKVWLEVLQGILQLHGNQWQPESPRDHKTL; this is translated from the exons ATGAGCAGCACATTTGTTACATTAGCTGAAGTGTTGGAGGCACGAGGGGGAcctctgctggaggaggaggtctggTCTCTGCTGCTGGGCACTGCAGAGTCTTTAGTGGATGTCTCCTATAAGG gtcAGAACAATATGTGTAATATCATAAGCCCCACCTCCTTGCTGCTGTCAGCCACTGGTACCTTAGCATTCAAGAACTGTGGCCTATCAGATGAGGTATCCACCTTCACTGCTCCTGAGATGCTGCAGGGCCGTGCCAGCTCAACCAAACCTGCCATAGAGAGG ATGCTGGTGTATTCACTGGGTATGACTCTCTACTGGTCAGTTGATTTTCACCTACCTCAAAATCAG CCAGTCCAGTTGAGTGACCATCTAAACAGCCTCCTCCTCAGCATGTGTGAGGACCTGGCCCACCGCAGGGTAAATCTCAACTGCATCCTAGAAGCCTGCGAATCTCAGCATAAAGCCTCTATCCTGCCGCCGCCCGCCAAAGTCATCAGACAGCTGGTGGAGGAGGTTTTTCATGAATCA aTGGACCACAGCTCTCTGCCTGACAGTAACGTCCCTTTGAGTGGCCGGAGCCAGATGATCAGAGAGAGACTTCATG GTAAGAGAGGGCCATTTTCAGACATCAGTGATGGGAGTGCTGAAGGGAGAAGATACTCAACGGACTCTGATTCAAAGTCAG GGAGTTTACCTCAGAGACCTTGGAGACAAAGACCAAGGAGCTCTCCCACACCGTTGTACCAGTCTTCTTTAGACAG aCTCCCACGTGGGATTCGTCACAGGGACAGCAACTGCAGTTGGCTTGGTAGGAGCCCCCATCACGACATCTCTCCCAAGACATCAGGCAGATCTCACAGTCCTTCCATCACCTTTAGCGAGTCCTCGATCAGCTTGAGCCAGAGGAAAGCTAAG gcTTTGGGTCCTGAGTTTGTGAGAATGCCAGACGAGCATCAAATTGTTCTCGAGCTTCCGGGATCTATTGTG TCCAGAAAGGGACGCTCTTGTTCGTCTCAGAGAGAAGTGACTGTAGTGCTGCCCAACGGACAGTTTGTGATGGTTCGCTGTGACATTAAGTCCAAAGCAAGAGATGTGTTTGACATGGTGGTGGCTCACGCAAACCTGGTGGAACATTTCTACTTTGGTCTTGCCTTCCTCGATG AtgatgaatatttctttttggAGCATGAAACGAAAATCTCCAAAGTTGCGCCCGACAGTTGGAAAAAGGGACAGATATCCTCCTTTTTGGTGTTTCTTCGAGTCAAATATTTTGTTGATGATATCGCCTTCATTTT ACACAGACTAACTCGTCACCAGTACTATTTACAACTGCGTAAGGACATCCTGGAAGACAGGCTTTACTGTAATGAGGAGACAGGCTTGTTTCTGGTTGCTCTTGCTCTGCAGGCTGAGTTTGGGGATTACATGCCAGAG CTGTATGGTAAGGACTATTACCAGCCAGAGCATTATGTGTCCAAGAGGATGCTAGAGAAGCTGGCACTGCCCAATGTCAAGGAAGAGTTGCCAAGACTACATGCAAGTCATGCCCAGATGCTTCCAGAAGAAGCAGAAATAGAGTACCTAAAG ATTGCCCAGCAGTTGCCGGAATATGGAGTAATGTTCCACcgtgtggggagagagaaaaggccaGAGATAGGAGAGTACGTTTTGGGAGTCTGTGCCAAAGGAATCATCGTGTACGAGATGAAGAACCACCTCCGCACTGTCACCAGACGTTTCCTCTGGAGGGAAACTGACTCCATATCCACAGGG CGGCGTAAACTGATTATAGAGTGTGGTGGACCCAGCGGGAAAAAGCACAGTTTTATAACAGAAAGCTCAAAAATAGCACAGTACCTCCTGAACCTCTGCTCAGCACAGCACAAGTTTCATAGCGAGATGACATCACGTCAACTTAATCACACCATGATACCAG ATGAAAACATGGATAACATATCTGTCTACCGAAATCGTAATTTGAACCTGAAGCGCATATCCTGCTCAGAGAGCATGCTGAACCATGTAGGTTTAACACCTGGTCAACCAGACTCCCTCTCTAAGTCCTGTGACGACCTGACTGCCAAGTTGGAGGCGCGGCTACgtcagcagagagagatgaggagggagatGAGCAGAGAGCTGAACAAGGAGCTCCCTGAAACAGGAGACTTCAGGGACACGAAAGAGCGACAGTGTTGGAG CGCTTCAGAGCCGATTCCCAGAATGATGTCCATGGTCTCACTACAGAAGCAGGACTCTGACGCTTCTTCCTCCATACGTG TTGATACACCATCCAGGACCccaccagagagagaaatagtCTGTGTGAACCTAAAGAAAGATCCCAAGCTGGGCTTCG GCTTTGTAATAGTAGGCGAGGACAATACAGGTAAACTTGACCTTGGGATCTTCATTGCTTCCATTGTGCCTGATGGACCTGCGGACAAAGATGGACGAATCAAACCCG GTGGACGTCTCATCTCCCTAAACAAGACTAGTTTGGAAGGAGTGATTTTTAGTGACGCTGCCACCATCTTACAGAACAGCCCCGAAGAGGTGGAACTCATTGTGTCCCAGCCTAAAC AGTCTctgaaggacagacagagttCCTTGTCTCAAAGTAGTCTCGGTTTGGCTTTGGAGAGGGGCTTCGGGTCACAGACAACGCTGAGTGGCACAGAATACCGTCCTGTCATGGAGGAACTGGAGGAAGCCATCACTCTGTCCAACATGGCAACGCCAAAACTGGGCAAGAGGCTTCACATTCCTGTCGTGCGAATACATGATGCTCAG GATTTGTGTTCCAGGTCTCCGTCTATCCtaagtttaaaaaatgcagaGCGGTTTGTAGTGGAGTTGAAGAAAAGCAGTGGCAGTCTTGGCATCAGTGTTGCT GGAGGAATAAACACCAATGTGCGACATGGAGGCATCTACATCAAGAGTCTGGTGTGTGGAGGTGCTGCAGAGCAGGACGGGCGCATTCAGATAG GTGACAGACTGCTGGAGGTTGATGGGTCCAACCTGAGGGGCGTGACTCACCATCTAGCTGTTGAGTGCCTAAAGAGGACCGGGGag GTGGTGAACCTGCTGTTGGAAAGGGAACCCACAATAATATTGGAGCCCAGACCTGAGTCACCCTGCCCCCCTTTGGCCCACAGTCCATTACAAACACAGCCCCCTAGGAGTGAAGTCACCATAGAAACGACCTTGAGTGGTCGAGCCAAGGACTACAGCTTTGTGACTGATG AAAACACGCATGAGGTGGTACTGAAGAAGAGTTTGTCTGGCCTCGGCTTCAGCTTTAACATCTCGCAGCTTCGCTCAGGGCCAGACCGTGGCAGCGTGGTCCGCATTAAACGCCTTTTCCCTGGTCAGCCAGCGTTAGAGAGTGGCCTGCTGCGAGAGGGAGACATCATTCTGTCAGTCAACAAAAACCCTGTCAAGAACCTGTCTTACCAG AGAGTTTTGTTCCTGTTACGTGGAGCTCCATCTGAAGTTCATCTACTGATCTGCCGACCAGGTTCTGGGATACTATATGAAGTAGAGGACAACACACTG AGTCCTGCACTCTTCCGAGAGATTCGATCTCGTTCTTTGGACATTCGACTTGGAGAATCGGACTACAGCCAACTCCTGAAGTTTCAATTTGATGTCAAACCACCTGCCCAAAACCAGGCCCCCACCCAGGAGGAAGATCTGAccaacacagcagagaaaaaccCCGAACCTCCTGCAGCTCCAGTACTCCCAGAGACCAAGGAGGGACTGGAGAGTGAAGTGCAGGTCAACCAGCCTCCCCCATCTCCTCCTCGCTCACCCCCGTCGCCCACCTCACCaacatcacctccatcaccagTCTCGCCAGCCTCGCCTGCCTCACCAGCATCACCTGCCTCACCCAGTTCTGGGTttccaccagctccaccagctccaccagctccaccagaAGAGTCACAACCAACAGCTGGGAAACCAGAGGAACAAGAGAAAGCAGAAGCAAAGGAGAAGAACAAGGATGGGGAAGAGGAGGTTGCAACGACAACTAGCTCATCTTTGATGCTTATGGATGTCTGTCCTAAGACTGCTTCAAACTATGTGTATACTAG TGGAGTCAGAGAGGAGGCAGATGGAAGTGTGACCTACTGCCTGATGGGAAATGGATTGACTATTATGGCAGATGAAGAGTACCTGACCATCAGCTCCACCCTGGAGCCTCCTCACAGCCTTCCCTCCAGTGTGGCCACTCAGACTCCGACAACAAACCTCACAGCACTGCGCTCTCAAACCTCCTCTACCCCTATCCTCCCACTCGGCCTCCCATCTGACACCCTGACCACTTGCTCCCTGTCCCATCCTTCTCAGCCACTCACAACCCAGCCACCGAAAGCCAAGGACCACCCGATCCAGCAAGGGCTTCTTCCAAGTCACTACAAAGCCATTTCCAAGAACAGTAGGCCTATGGTGCCTCCACCCCCGCCGCCTGCTCCTCCACTGAGCCCGATCACAGCCCAGGTCATGTCCTCTGTGCCTCCTTGTACCAGTCCACCTGCCCCGGCACTGTCCCCCACAGTGCTGCCGTCTCCTGCACAAAGCCACATAGAGATAAGGGAAGAaccagagaagaaagaaagagattacatggatgatgatgaagaggaggatgaggaggaggaagaaagtcGAAGAAAg GGACTGGTTAAAGAGTTTGAACTGTCAGTGTTTCTGACAAAGTCCAGGAGTGGAAGCTTTGGGTTCACCATTACTCGAAGCAAGCTGGACAACTGCTACTACATACAGGAAATACTGGATAACCCAGCCAAGTCAGATGGACGACTCAGGGCAGGAGACCGGCTCGTCACA GTAAATGGACACGATGTTACCCGTGTGGGAGATGATGTTGCCATGACAATTCTCAGGTCATCTCCGAGAAGACTCAGTATGACCCTCGGGAGGGCAGTCAGCAACCTGGTGGCCCCGCCTTCCTGTGACAGCCTGCCTGATATAGTTCTGTACAAAACACCATCAGGACAGCTGG GTATAAAACTAACCGGAGGCATCGGCAGCAAATACCAGGGCATCTACTGTCTGCAGGTGGTGCCAGGCTCCCCAGCGAGCGAGGAGGGCACTGTACAACCCAATGACAAGATCCTCTACATCTGTGGCAGGTGCACACTGGGAATGACCCTGGAGGATGCAGTCAAAGCCTGTGAAATCGCCCCTCGTAAAGTTAAACTTAAAATCCTCAG aGAAGACCAGCCAGTGACCCCCAAGGCTAAGTGGAATG GTCTGTTTGATTGGAAAAGGGACAAGAAGATTTTTGCTCGTTTTGAAGAGCCTGTCTCTTCAGAGAAAGACTCTCTGGAGACAGAAGATG ttgaACCTGTATATAGGTCTGCAGAAAATTTcagatgtctctctctcacccaaGATCACGAT AATTGTATCATGCAAGTGGAGTTCACAAAACCAGAAGGAGGAGGTCTTGGCTTTGCTTTGGTTGGTGGAACCAATGGCAGCATGCTCAGAGTGAGGGAAATCTGCTCTGGTGGGGTGGCTGAGCAGGACGGTCGACTGAGAGTGGGAGATATTCTGCTTGAG GTAAATGGTGTGATTGTGTCGGGACTGAGCCACAATAAGGTGGTGGATATCCTGCGTAAAGCTGAGGGCACTGTACAGCTCACCATCTGCAGAGACATCATGCCCCTGACTTACTCTGAGTCACCTACACCGCCTAACATGTCCGCTCAGACTGAAGCTATTTTAGCTGAGCAACCGGCTCCTGTGTCAAGCCCTGATGCCTGTCCCTCACCTGACGTCATGCTGAAAAAGCCAGTTGAGCGCCCGCCTG AGGCGTTGGCAGACCTTGTGGTCAATGAAGCTGGCGTGTTCCTTTCCTCAccacctccttcacctcacCGACGACTGACTATAACAGATGAGACTTCAGTTAAGCCG GAGAGCTGTAACAGCACCCCTTCTCATCAAGCTTGCTGCCCATCCCTCAATGTCACTGACATGTTGCATGGAGCTTCTGACAG GAAACAAATTGTGACCAAACTTTTGGACCAGTCCTGCAAAGACATCCGGAAAAAACAGTCAGATGGCTGGAGCagcgaagaagaagatgatgtaTTTGACGCCACCAGTCGGGAAAAGACCTCACCCCAAACAG GCCCACCCATAGTATCAGAGGAGGAACTGGCCAGTTTAGCTCTCATTAGCCCATCAAAGACCAGCCAGTATTCAGGCTCCAGGGTCAAGGCTCTCATCCAGATTCTGCAGCATCAACTGGACCAGCAGGAACTGGTCAAAGAGTTTATG GCTCTGGAGCATCTGAAGCCTTCTGACAACTGTCTGGTGGGAAAAGCCCCTGAGAACAGAGATAAGAACCGCTACAGAGACATCCTACCTT ATGATAAAACCCGTGTTGCCATTGGAGACAACCAGGATTACATCAACGCCAGCTACATCCGCATGCATGTTGGCGATGAAGAGTTCTTTTACATCTCCTGCCAGGGCCCGCTGCCTTCCACAGTGCCAGCCTTCTGGCAGATGATCTGGGAAAGCAAATCTGATGTCATTGCCATGATGACCCAGGAAGTAGAACGGGGAAGGATCAAATGTCACAAGTACTGGCCAGAGAAGCTGAGCATGCCTCTGGATACCGGGAGGTACCAGCTTCACTTGGAGAACCAACAGTACTTGGAGTACTTCCACATCAAGGTCATTCGCAtggtggagagagag ACTGGTGCGGCCCATTTTGTTCGTCACCTGAAGTTCACGCACTGGCCAGACCACGGCGTGCCGCACAGCTCTGAGCAGCTGGTTCGCTTCATCCGCTACCTGAGGGCAGTGCACCACAAGGGACCAGTCACCGTGCACTGCAGCGCCGGCATCGGACGCACAGGAGTTCTCATCTGCACTGACATTATCATCAACCTCATTGAGAATGATTTACCT ATTAATGTGAGCGACATTGTAAAAGAGATGAGACTTCAGCGGCATGGGATGATTCAAACCAAG GAACAGTATCTCTTCTGCTACAAAGTCTGGTTGGAGGTTTTACAGGGAATTTTACAGCTTCACGGCAACCAATGGCAACCTGAAAGTCCCCGAGACCACAAA